One Fuerstiella marisgermanici DNA window includes the following coding sequences:
- a CDS encoding sulfotransferase family protein, translated as MTWSPTFIGIGAEKSATTWAWTMLNEHPSVCMSQPKELNYFNIDENFQRGASWYRKHFAIESARAGEISPLYMDDERVAGRIRDTYPDARILVMLRNPFGRAMSHLFHDASVLYGKVAELTKSDLQALASKDQKYVRRSCYAAALAPFLEAFPRDQIGIFLFEDVATDGLELAQNLYDFVGVDAAFVPEQYDQKVNESQDLRSVGLAKVMMSASRLARSFPPTRQAMNWVYRRTQLRETVIRWLLVDKGRPQIDFSEVFSPEATSLLDSDLQLLKELLPEVVPTSWLEGSPAERLPFGATPQPAAA; from the coding sequence ATGACATGGTCGCCAACGTTCATCGGTATCGGCGCAGAAAAAAGCGCGACGACGTGGGCGTGGACGATGCTGAATGAACATCCGTCGGTTTGCATGAGTCAGCCGAAGGAATTGAACTATTTCAACATCGATGAAAACTTCCAACGCGGTGCTTCCTGGTATCGCAAACACTTCGCCATCGAATCGGCGCGTGCCGGTGAGATCTCGCCGTTGTATATGGACGACGAGCGCGTCGCGGGCCGAATTCGCGATACGTACCCCGACGCTCGAATTCTGGTAATGCTGCGCAACCCCTTCGGCCGCGCCATGTCGCACCTGTTTCATGACGCATCTGTACTGTATGGCAAGGTGGCTGAGCTGACAAAATCTGATCTGCAGGCATTGGCGTCGAAGGATCAGAAATACGTCCGTCGCAGTTGTTACGCTGCCGCGTTGGCTCCGTTTCTTGAAGCTTTCCCTCGCGACCAGATTGGTATCTTTCTGTTTGAAGACGTTGCCACCGACGGTTTGGAACTCGCTCAAAACCTGTACGACTTCGTTGGCGTGGATGCTGCCTTCGTGCCGGAGCAGTACGACCAAAAGGTGAACGAATCTCAGGACCTGCGTTCCGTCGGCTTGGCCAAAGTCATGATGTCGGCGTCGCGTCTTGCCCGCTCGTTTCCACCAACACGGCAGGCGATGAATTGGGTTTACCGACGCACTCAACTTCGTGAAACGGTGATTCGCTGGTTATTGGTCGACAAAGGTCGGCCTCAAATCGACTTCTCAGAAGTGTTTTCGCCTGAGGCCACGTCGCTTCTGGATTCTGATCTGCAGTTGCTAAAAGAACTGCTTCCGGAAGTCGTCCCCACGTCATGGCTGGAAGGCAGCCCCGCCGAGCGATTGCCGTTCGGTGCGACACCGCAACCCGCCGCCGCGTAG
- a CDS encoding class I SAM-dependent methyltransferase: MTNKIETECPVCGPADRTLVGECHDLPVVRCVQCSLMFVGECDSVEDTEEFFRSEHVDAEETTELHYVNFRKESLKREAAIVRRLVPDGGRLLDVGTASGYFLKEFDDAENWRVEGVEPSAVSTQFAQQRFGLNVRQGYLAEQNYAAESFDVVSSLDAFNCHRTPNEDLAEMYRILKPGGFFVVEFPGQNYRMLTGSGPLCRLFFGCSLRLNAGVNFFFYTTEALVRMASRVGFEVRESHPEAMPSHGRLPARMAKFAYFRGTSAAYRLTGGRLHLAPKELIVFQKNSSATTENSGLSQLKRAS; the protein is encoded by the coding sequence ATGACGAACAAAATTGAAACCGAATGTCCCGTCTGCGGACCAGCCGATCGCACTTTGGTGGGCGAGTGTCATGATCTGCCGGTCGTGCGCTGCGTGCAGTGTTCGTTGATGTTTGTGGGGGAATGTGATTCCGTTGAGGACACCGAAGAATTCTTCCGCAGCGAGCATGTTGACGCTGAAGAGACGACGGAGCTTCACTACGTAAACTTTAGAAAGGAAAGTCTGAAACGCGAAGCGGCCATTGTTCGGCGACTGGTTCCCGACGGCGGTCGCCTGCTGGATGTCGGCACGGCTTCTGGATACTTTCTGAAAGAGTTCGACGACGCAGAAAACTGGCGGGTGGAAGGCGTGGAACCATCCGCAGTTTCCACACAATTCGCACAACAGCGCTTCGGGCTGAACGTCCGCCAGGGATACCTGGCAGAACAGAATTACGCCGCCGAATCGTTTGATGTTGTCAGCTCGCTGGACGCCTTTAATTGCCACCGGACGCCTAACGAGGACCTTGCGGAGATGTATCGCATTCTGAAACCGGGCGGCTTTTTTGTGGTCGAATTTCCGGGGCAGAATTACCGGATGCTCACGGGATCAGGTCCGTTGTGCCGGCTATTCTTCGGTTGCTCGCTACGGTTAAATGCTGGTGTGAACTTCTTTTTCTACACCACCGAGGCGCTTGTGCGAATGGCGTCTCGTGTTGGGTTTGAGGTCCGTGAATCTCACCCGGAAGCCATGCCGTCACATGGCCGCCTGCCCGCTCGCATGGCAAAGTTCGCGTACTTTCGAGGCACTTCGGCGGCGTACCGTCTGACGGGTGGACGCCTTCATTTGGCACCGAAGGAATTGATTGTTTTCCAAAAAAACTCCTCTGCTACCACAGAAAACTCAGGGCTTTCGCAGCTAAAGCGAGCGAGCTAG
- a CDS encoding SDR family NAD(P)-dependent oxidoreductase codes for MAFLTGKTVLVTGGCGTVGRELVRQIVSQTPAEVRVIDSNESEIFFLEQEMDAQIAEENLQDVTALCHVGDIRDVDRLNTLFEGVDVVFHLAALKHVILCEKSPFDATQTNIIGVKNVIQAALNNNVERVIFTSSDKGVNPTNVLGTSKLMGERLITSANSLKINKRTVFSSTRFGNVLGSRGSVATVFERQIKAGGPVTLTDPEMTRFVMTLKQACSLVLEASELARGGEVFVTKMPVMRIEDLAHVMIYRLAPEFGHAPTDVEVTNIGSKAGEKFYEELMTDEETRRTWELPNMFTVLPAFRSVYQEIEYDYPTILRKQVTEPYNSATGDMMTYPEIEELLELCGVLQAIEDEEADIRPFLKRAA; via the coding sequence ATGGCATTTCTTACTGGAAAAACGGTGCTCGTCACCGGCGGTTGCGGCACGGTTGGACGCGAACTGGTACGCCAGATTGTGTCTCAAACACCTGCCGAAGTTCGAGTGATCGACAGCAACGAATCTGAGATCTTCTTTCTTGAACAGGAAATGGATGCTCAGATTGCGGAAGAGAACCTGCAGGATGTGACGGCACTTTGCCACGTGGGTGACATTCGCGATGTTGACCGACTGAACACGCTGTTTGAAGGCGTCGACGTCGTGTTTCACCTGGCGGCGCTCAAGCACGTTATCCTGTGCGAGAAGTCGCCCTTCGATGCGACGCAGACGAATATCATCGGCGTTAAAAATGTGATTCAGGCGGCGTTGAACAACAATGTCGAAAGAGTCATCTTCACGAGTTCAGACAAGGGCGTGAATCCGACCAATGTGTTGGGCACGTCTAAGTTGATGGGCGAGCGACTGATCACTTCCGCTAACAGCCTGAAGATCAACAAGCGAACCGTGTTTAGTTCGACTCGCTTTGGTAATGTGCTGGGCTCACGTGGTTCTGTGGCCACCGTGTTTGAACGTCAAATCAAAGCTGGCGGCCCGGTGACTCTGACTGATCCCGAGATGACTCGGTTTGTGATGACGCTTAAGCAGGCCTGCAGCCTCGTTCTGGAAGCATCAGAACTGGCTCGCGGCGGCGAAGTCTTTGTCACCAAAATGCCCGTCATGCGAATTGAAGATTTGGCGCACGTGATGATCTACCGGCTTGCTCCCGAATTCGGACACGCGCCGACGGACGTTGAAGTCACCAACATTGGGTCGAAAGCGGGCGAGAAGTTCTACGAGGAACTGATGACCGATGAAGAGACTCGCCGGACCTGGGAGCTGCCGAACATGTTTACGGTGCTGCCCGCCTTTCGAAGCGTCTATCAGGAAATCGAATACGACTACCCGACGATCCTGCGGAAGCAAGTCACTGAGCCTTACAACAGCGCAACTGGTGACATGATGACGTATCCGGAGATTGAAGAACTGCTGGAACTATGCGGCGTACTGCAGGCAATCGAAGATGAGGAAGCCGATATTCGTCCGTTCTTAAAACGTGCCGCGTAA
- a CDS encoding O-antigen ligase family protein, which produces MHPSYSPPLTSQAYSDPLALTISASVVQAEVLKGVLLAIAYFALAGMGLQTRYDAAVFAIGAAALLPQWRSCILMMVLSIQDAPGQVMMFDYVAVAGISALMIFTAAINRMSAPMTAETREFRGLLRFALVLVVYGVCSSAVQQHFGLHQQSSSRPYAIIGCLMAMMMITGYLAHRELSADPLSSIRVQTMAVCILCHIFIIAGLQVVRGPMFGASPQGAEEMRQLFQMIHGGARGMPRLTGPFLSPNILASVPGLFMLIILRYKRSPNISPQFIAAFFAIGMSASFLGGARTMFVFYLVGTAAMTWTLSPRYTILAGALTAPLILVMDIPWGELLVIMRLKNLQSLGVRGEMWQATLQFMNTGDWLFGYGLTHFPVFVKTVLGYYGSDPHNWILSAAGMFGVLGLLFYAVLIKKLVWKSFSFQSKERAIATCLLLFFVGREFANTQYVLNNNPLCCLYWIVISLVFFGPPEDANAELLSNE; this is translated from the coding sequence ATGCATCCTTCCTATTCACCACCGCTGACAAGCCAGGCGTATTCGGACCCGCTTGCGCTGACGATATCTGCGTCTGTGGTTCAGGCCGAAGTGCTCAAGGGCGTGCTGCTCGCCATTGCCTATTTTGCGTTGGCCGGAATGGGCCTGCAAACGCGGTACGACGCCGCCGTCTTCGCGATCGGTGCCGCCGCCCTCTTGCCTCAATGGCGCAGCTGCATCCTGATGATGGTCCTGTCCATCCAGGATGCGCCGGGTCAGGTGATGATGTTCGACTACGTTGCTGTCGCGGGTATTTCTGCGCTGATGATTTTTACTGCGGCGATCAATCGCATGTCCGCTCCAATGACGGCGGAAACTCGCGAATTTCGCGGACTGCTACGGTTCGCTTTGGTGCTTGTGGTCTATGGGGTCTGTAGTTCGGCCGTCCAGCAGCACTTTGGCCTTCATCAGCAATCTTCGTCGCGACCGTATGCCATCATCGGCTGTCTGATGGCGATGATGATGATCACCGGCTATCTGGCTCATCGAGAACTCTCAGCTGACCCGCTGTCGTCGATTCGTGTTCAAACGATGGCCGTTTGCATCCTGTGTCACATCTTCATAATCGCTGGGCTGCAGGTTGTTCGTGGGCCGATGTTCGGAGCGTCTCCGCAGGGCGCGGAAGAGATGCGGCAACTATTTCAGATGATCCATGGCGGTGCGCGCGGGATGCCTCGACTGACGGGCCCGTTTCTGTCGCCCAACATCCTGGCCTCGGTGCCAGGTTTGTTTATGCTGATAATTCTGCGTTACAAAAGGTCGCCGAATATTTCACCGCAGTTTATTGCAGCGTTTTTTGCGATTGGTATGTCGGCCTCGTTTCTCGGCGGGGCACGCACGATGTTTGTCTTCTATCTTGTCGGCACGGCCGCGATGACGTGGACTCTTTCACCACGCTACACGATTCTGGCAGGCGCGTTAACGGCTCCGCTGATTCTGGTGATGGATATTCCGTGGGGTGAGTTGCTTGTCATCATGCGGTTGAAGAATCTTCAGAGCCTTGGTGTTCGCGGAGAAATGTGGCAGGCGACACTCCAGTTTATGAACACCGGCGACTGGTTGTTCGGCTATGGGCTGACTCACTTTCCTGTGTTCGTAAAAACTGTGTTGGGCTACTACGGGTCTGATCCGCACAACTGGATTCTGTCAGCCGCTGGAATGTTCGGGGTACTCGGGCTGCTGTTTTATGCGGTGCTGATTAAGAAGCTCGTGTGGAAAAGCTTCTCATTTCAAAGCAAAGAACGCGCGATCGCGACTTGCCTGTTGCTGTTTTTCGTTGGCCGCGAGTTCGCGAATACTCAGTATGTGCTGAACAATAATCCGCTGTGTTGTCTGTACTGGATCGTGATCTCGCTGGTGTTTTTTGGTCCGCCGGAAGACGCGAACGCAGAACTGCTGAGCAACGAATGA
- a CDS encoding lipopolysaccharide biosynthesis protein has product MRKPGRFGRNILSNAGGNALVSALQLGLLCVLFRIMDDLDYAAFLTAGYLVGPLEIASDYGVRLWATREFSVTDNPRAVMRQSWKIKIFYTVVAAIALSLLPLNTLTLGGFLLCILIAATQPGTDPFLWHMRGRERLDIEAVVVIGSRVAIVAGMAVGAIAGLPLTGLLWIWLGGNIMRLAVEWRLPISKPLFVRSVEGTSTLQPIRRTIAAVFPLGTALVLTCIFQRTSLYILEAYATVHDYKIYATAFKFVSTSGAIATAIFVSSFAPLSRAVEASDADAVRAVVRRKMVLVTAVFLPVCVLGILLVVPLSAWFSSQSLTDVASVMVLLMPGLYVSCVNMGLKFTLNAFELNWHDVTAVLLGLTTLLLATTFHGNLSWWTAGALGWFVGESTLLMARLWLLYSQRKHLGVPVGMIFGSAAALLLMVVFLR; this is encoded by the coding sequence ATGAGAAAGCCCGGACGATTTGGACGCAACATACTCAGCAACGCCGGCGGCAACGCGTTAGTTTCGGCGCTGCAACTTGGGTTATTGTGCGTCCTGTTTCGGATTATGGACGACCTCGACTACGCCGCGTTTTTGACGGCCGGGTATCTGGTCGGGCCGCTGGAGATTGCGTCTGACTACGGCGTCCGCCTCTGGGCAACTCGCGAATTTTCCGTCACCGATAACCCTCGCGCGGTCATGCGGCAATCATGGAAGATCAAAATCTTCTACACGGTGGTCGCTGCGATTGCACTTTCACTGCTTCCGTTAAACACGCTGACGCTGGGCGGTTTCCTGCTGTGTATTCTGATCGCGGCCACTCAGCCTGGAACCGATCCTTTCCTCTGGCACATGCGAGGTCGTGAGCGGCTGGACATCGAAGCCGTTGTGGTCATTGGTTCACGAGTTGCCATCGTCGCGGGTATGGCCGTCGGTGCCATCGCCGGATTGCCTTTGACCGGACTGCTATGGATTTGGCTAGGTGGCAACATCATGCGACTGGCTGTGGAATGGCGGCTGCCAATTTCCAAGCCGCTGTTTGTTCGTTCGGTGGAAGGAACATCAACACTTCAACCCATCCGTCGCACGATCGCAGCCGTGTTTCCGTTGGGCACCGCACTCGTGTTGACCTGCATTTTTCAACGGACCAGTCTGTACATCCTGGAAGCGTATGCGACGGTGCATGACTACAAAATTTATGCGACTGCCTTCAAGTTTGTGAGCACCTCAGGCGCGATTGCGACGGCCATTTTCGTGTCGTCGTTTGCGCCACTGAGCCGAGCCGTCGAAGCGAGCGATGCCGATGCCGTGCGAGCGGTTGTGCGGCGAAAGATGGTTCTGGTGACGGCCGTCTTTCTGCCAGTGTGTGTGCTCGGCATTCTGCTGGTCGTGCCGTTGTCTGCCTGGTTCTCATCACAAAGCCTGACCGACGTCGCGAGCGTGATGGTGCTATTGATGCCAGGGCTTTATGTGTCGTGCGTAAACATGGGGTTGAAGTTTACTCTGAACGCCTTCGAATTGAATTGGCATGACGTGACGGCCGTGCTGCTGGGCCTGACGACGTTGCTGTTGGCGACCACGTTTCATGGAAACCTGTCATGGTGGACCGCCGGAGCACTCGGCTGGTTTGTGGGCGAATCGACTTTATTGATGGCCCGGTTGTGGCTGCTGTACAGTCAAAGAAAGCACCTCGGCGTTCCGGTCGGAATGATCTTCGGTTCTGCGGCGGCGTTGCTGCTGATGGTTGTATTCCTGCGCTAG